In a genomic window of Gemmatimonadota bacterium:
- a CDS encoding amino acid permease yields the protein MDGIFLPVKPDSSSPFQLETELRRDLGVVSATTIIVGGIIGSGIFGAPAGIAQQLGNPGLFLLVWILGGALGFAGALCFAELGTMMPRSGGQFVYLNEAFPPIIAFLYGWVEFVLLQSAGMAAIGAICTSYMGYFIPAISSQITVLELGPLNISSQQVAVWALILFLCYVNYVGVRFGGLVMNLTTFAKVTALVGLALLAAWIGGNGEHFVPLVPPDIDFSILAVLGPAMIGGLFAYQGWVNTNMVVGEVKDPQRILPRVIFFGLGLCTLVYLAVNWSYLYVLSIDEIAASERVAADAASRLIGPVGASLISAAVMISTFGTMNGTMIITPRIPYAMARAGLFFKWFTHVHPRYRTPSRAVVAVSIMGFVWTFLGGFQAIINAFVYIVYLYYGLNVLALIVLRRKHPDARRPYKVPGYPYVPVLFLVVVAWVVVTVVTQNFLQALPGLGCLGLGAVVYLVWFRKA from the coding sequence TTGGATGGTATCTTCCTTCCTGTGAAACCCGATTCATCCAGTCCTTTCCAGCTCGAAACCGAACTCAGACGCGATCTGGGCGTGGTATCCGCCACGACCATCATCGTCGGCGGCATTATCGGTTCCGGCATCTTCGGCGCGCCGGCGGGCATTGCCCAGCAACTCGGCAACCCCGGCCTGTTCCTCCTCGTATGGATCCTGGGCGGCGCGCTGGGTTTCGCCGGAGCCCTGTGCTTCGCCGAGCTCGGTACCATGATGCCGCGGAGCGGCGGGCAATTCGTCTACCTGAACGAGGCCTTCCCGCCCATCATCGCCTTCCTCTACGGATGGGTGGAGTTCGTGCTGCTCCAGAGCGCCGGCATGGCCGCCATCGGCGCCATATGCACCAGCTACATGGGGTACTTCATCCCGGCGATCTCATCTCAGATCACCGTGCTGGAACTCGGCCCCCTGAACATCTCTTCCCAGCAGGTCGCCGTCTGGGCGCTGATCCTGTTCCTCTGCTATGTCAATTACGTCGGCGTTCGTTTCGGCGGACTGGTGATGAACCTGACGACCTTCGCCAAGGTAACGGCCCTGGTCGGCCTGGCGCTGCTGGCCGCCTGGATCGGCGGAAACGGCGAACACTTCGTGCCGCTGGTGCCGCCGGACATTGACTTCAGCATCCTGGCCGTGCTCGGACCGGCGATGATCGGCGGGCTCTTCGCCTACCAGGGCTGGGTCAACACCAACATGGTCGTGGGCGAGGTGAAGGATCCCCAGCGTATCCTGCCCCGGGTGATCTTCTTCGGCCTGGGCCTTTGCACCCTCGTATACCTCGCGGTCAACTGGTCCTACCTGTACGTCCTGAGCATCGACGAAATCGCGGCCTCCGAGCGCGTGGCGGCCGACGCGGCAAGCCGGCTGATCGGCCCCGTGGGCGCGTCGCTGATCTCGGCGGCCGTCATGATTTCGACCTTCGGCACCATGAACGGCACCATGATCATCACCCCCCGGATCCCCTATGCCATGGCGAGAGCGGGCCTGTTCTTCAAGTGGTTCACCCACGTGCACCCCCGGTACCGGACGCCGTCCCGCGCCGTCGTGGCCGTGTCGATCATGGGTTTCGTGTGGACCTTCCTGGGCGGCTTCCAGGCCATCATCAACGCCTTCGTCTACATCGTCTACCTGTATTACGGTCTCAACGTCCTCGCCCTCATCGTGCTCCGTCGCAAGCATCCGGACGCTCGCAGGCCGTACAAAGTCCCCGGCTATCCCTACGTGCCGGTGCTGTTCCTGGTGGTGGTGGCGTGGGTCGTGGTGACGGTCGTCACCCAGAATTTCCTGCAGGCGCTGCCCGGACTGGGATGCCTGGGCCTGGGGGCCGTAGTTTACCTGGTCTGGTTCCGTAAAGCCTGA
- a CDS encoding LacI family transcriptional regulator has translation MRNRPVTIKDIARRLGISYSTVSRALSPRMSHLVKEQTRLLVRRTAAEMDYSPNLLAQAFVQGTEGVLGLVTNRIGQEFTGRQIDHLVQAAVREGYQVLVAAVSSRTASSGKTESAERSAQAEQVDQFMHLKARDVDGILVQALGDESESARIVHSAGGKLPVAAFGYAVNDVSSVLLNPAPGMQAVTEHLIGLGHERICFLGEDPIGSGGPRSHVKGYRSAMRRHGLTPRIVPVEIGSARSGYNLGRALHGRYTAIACCSDYTALGVCRGLIESGVRVPGDMAVTGFGNNEVSAYVRPSLTTLSIPFEDMAARAVQDILHQIRGRPGPRRSVFTPHLSVRESCGAG, from the coding sequence GTGAGGAACAGGCCGGTCACGATCAAGGACATCGCCAGGCGGCTGGGCATTTCGTATTCCACGGTCTCCCGGGCACTGTCTCCCCGCATGTCCCACCTTGTAAAGGAACAGACGCGTCTGCTTGTGAGACGGACCGCGGCGGAGATGGACTATTCGCCAAATCTCCTGGCCCAGGCTTTCGTGCAGGGTACGGAAGGCGTCCTGGGGCTGGTGACCAACCGGATCGGCCAGGAATTCACCGGCAGGCAGATCGACCACCTGGTGCAGGCCGCGGTTCGAGAAGGTTACCAGGTGCTGGTCGCGGCGGTGTCGAGCCGGACCGCGTCTTCCGGGAAAACAGAAAGTGCGGAACGGTCCGCACAGGCCGAACAGGTCGATCAGTTCATGCATCTGAAGGCCCGCGACGTGGACGGCATCCTGGTCCAGGCCCTCGGCGATGAAAGCGAGTCGGCCCGGATCGTCCATTCCGCGGGAGGCAAACTGCCCGTCGCGGCCTTTGGATACGCCGTCAACGATGTCTCGAGTGTTCTCCTGAACCCGGCCCCGGGCATGCAGGCGGTCACCGAGCATCTCATCGGGCTCGGCCATGAACGGATCTGTTTCCTGGGCGAAGACCCGATCGGCTCGGGCGGTCCTCGGTCCCATGTAAAGGGCTACCGCAGCGCGATGCGCAGGCACGGACTGACGCCTCGTATCGTTCCTGTCGAAATCGGAAGCGCCCGGTCCGGATACAATCTGGGCAGGGCGCTGCACGGACGGTATACGGCCATTGCATGTTGCTCTGACTACACGGCCCTCGGCGTCTGCAGGGGACTGATCGAATCCGGCGTGCGGGTTCCCGGCGACATGGCGGTAACCGGATTCGGAAACAACGAGGTCTCGGCTTACGTCAGGCCATCCCTGACTACGCTTTCCATCCCGTTCGAGGATATGGCCGCCCGGGCGGTACAGGACATCCTTCACCAGATCCGCGGCCGCCCCGGCCCGCGGCGGAGCGTCTTCACTCCCCATCTTTCCGTCCGGGAATCCTGCGGCGCGGGATAA